One genomic segment of Arachis duranensis cultivar V14167 chromosome 4, aradu.V14167.gnm2.J7QH, whole genome shotgun sequence includes these proteins:
- the LOC107484184 gene encoding superoxide dismutase [Cu-Zn], chloroplastic-like: protein MAYLGPHFHPNKMKHGAPGDQIRHAGDLGNIVANADGVAEATIVDNQIPLIGPNSVVGRALVVHELEDDLGKGGKELSLSTGNAGGRLACGVVGLTPE from the exons ATGGCATATTTAGGACCACATTTTCATCCTAATAAGATGAAACATGGTGCTCCGGGAGATCAAATTCGCCATGCGGGTGACCTGGGAAACATAGTTGCTAATGCAGATG GAGTTGCAGAAGCAACCATTGTTGACAATCAG ATACCACTGATTGGCCCCAATTCAGTAGTTGGAAGAGCCTTGGTGGTTCATGAGCTTGAGGATGACCTTGGAAAAG GTGGGAAGGAACTCAGCTTGAGCACTGGAAATGCTGGTGGAAGATTGGCATGTG GGGTTGTTGGTCTGACTCCAGAGTGA